DNA from Chryseomicrobium sp. FSL W7-1435:
CCTTGATCAGATACCTCTTCCCACCCACGTTGCCAAATGATAAGTCGGTAACTTAACGGTAGGTCTCCACCTGCACCGGCTTTGTCCCAGCTATAAATAGTCAGGCCTTCCGATTGTTCGATACGTTCAGCATCTTTTGCAATAGGAAAACCAGCATGAAAATCAGAAGAACGGTATTTTGTTGTTTGATAGGCGTATGCAATGACTACGGAATTGATTAATAGTAAGGCAATGAACGCAAGTGGCTTCCAACGTTTCATGATTTTCTCCCCTTTCGAAAACGGTAGGTTTCAAAAATGGCAAGCGCTAGTAACAGACAAGTGACCAGAACATAGATCCAAAGAGTACCCACTTCTTGCAGCTGCTCTCTGTAAATAAAGATAAAGATTAGTGCCGCAATGGACACGATGTAATGGAAAAACATCAGCATCAAACGGCGTTCAGACGATTTATTCATGTGCAGGTTCCTCTACTAATTTTTTTAGAATACGCGCCGGATTTCCACCGACCATCACATCATTTGGGACATCTTTCGTTACAACAGCTCCTGAGGCCACGACAACTCTATCCCCAATAGTAACGCCTGGCATGATAAGCACACCGCCACCGATCCAGACGTCATCTCCAATACGAACAGGAATAGCGAACTCGCGCCCAGAAGACCGTTCCACAGGATCTAGCGGATGCGTGGCTGTATAAATATGAACTCCAGGACCCAGCATACAGCGGTCACCGAAGTGAATCTCACAAACATCTAAGAATACACAATCAAAGTTTGCGAAAAAAGCCTTGCCTGTATGTATATTGTAGCCGTAATCAACTCGTATAGTAGGTTCAATTATCGGCGGTTCTTTTGTTTCTCCGAATAGTTCTGCGAGTATTTCATGTCGACGCGCAGTCTCTTCCGGTAGTGTTTGATTGTAGCTATGGACAAGCTGTCGTGCACGATTTCGCTCAGCGAGAAGTTCTGGATCATTGGCTAAGTACATCTCACCAGCCAGCATTTTTTCTTTTTCGGTCATGGTGCTCACATCCCTCTTCGTCATTATCTCGAAAAATGGAGAAAAATACAAAAGAGAGCACGAAAAGTAGGGTGGAAATGTGGGTGAGCGGTCGTTCATGAGACGAACTTGTGATTTCTTGAGATGGAAATTAGTTTTATTCGACATACTACATGATTTATCGGACATGCTGGCATTTTAATGAGACGAAGTCGTTTTATGGAAACTAACCCTTCGCAAAAACCTCTAACCCTTTATTACCTAAAGGTCTTACTAGTAAGGTCTTAAGTAGCCTTGCCTTTAAAGAACTGTGCGCGAA
Protein-coding regions in this window:
- a CDS encoding maltose acetyltransferase domain-containing protein, encoding MTEKEKMLAGEMYLANDPELLAERNRARQLVHSYNQTLPEETARRHEILAELFGETKEPPIIEPTIRVDYGYNIHTGKAFFANFDCVFLDVCEIHFGDRCMLGPGVHIYTATHPLDPVERSSGREFAIPVRIGDDVWIGGGVLIMPGVTIGDRVVVASGAVVTKDVPNDVMVGGNPARILKKLVEEPAHE